A region of the Arenibacter antarcticus genome:
CCCAGCTGCATCTGACCAAAGATTCACAAAAAAGGGCAAAACGGCCCCAAGAATGATAACAACGATTAAATAAACAGTCTGAATTCTTTGAATCATGTTTTTTCGCACTAATTGAAAGACAAAAATAAGCGTCTTTTTAAAATTTATCGACTAAATATTGAAAAAAATTTGTAATATTGCTCTATTATAAGTCAGATTACTTACCAACAAGGGCTTTCATGTCCTTTTTATTACCCAAAAAACAAGTACAGTACACTTCATAATTTTCGAAATAAGTATAATTTATTCAAAACTTAATGTTTGAGATTTCAGATTTAAAATCAAAAAAGCTTCCTGAGCTTCAGGAAATAGCCAAAGGCCTAAATGTAGCCAAGTTTAAAACCTTGAAAAAACTAGATTTGGTCTACCAAATATTGGACGTACAGGCTTCAAACCCAAAGATTGTTCAAGAAAACACTCCTGCAACCATACCAGAAGATAATACTCCTAAGGTAAAGCGTTCGCGAGTCGTTAAAGAAAAACCTGCTCCAGTGGTGAAAAATGATCCCGCCCCGATCAAATCGGAAGGTGAAAATGTGGTAGTCGAAGAAAAGAAACGTGAGATTCCATCAAAACCACCCACAGAGGAAAACAAACAGGAAAAAACTAAGCCTGTAAGAAATCCTCGCGTGCAAAACACCGCTGGTCCTATAAAAAGGGAGCATCAAAAAAGTTCTGCCCAGCAAAACACCACTCACCAGAACACTTCCCAACCCAACAAACCACAGCATAAAAAAAGCCCCCAACATCAAAAGTCGACCGTTGACAAAATCAACAGTAATTTTGATAAGGATTTAAAAAATAAATACAAGGAACCAGAATTTGAATTCGATAGTATTATTGAAAGCGAAGGGGTCTTGGATATTATGCAAGATGGTTACGGATTTTTAAGATCTTCGGATTACAACTACCTTTCTTCTCCAGATGATATTTATGTATCCCAGTCTCAAATAAGATTATTTGGACTAAAAACTGGCGATACTGTACTTGGAAATGTACGTCCACCAAAAGAAGGCGAAAAGTATTTTCCACTTATAAAGGTGAATAGAATAAATGGAATTGACCCTCAGATAGTAAGGGATAGGGTTTCATTTGAACACTTGACCCCCTTATTCCCACAGGAAAAATTTAATCTTGCTGAAAGACAAAGCACCATTTCCACGAGAATAATTGATTTGTTCTCTCCTATTGGAAAAGGACAAAGGGGTATGATTGTTTCCCAGCCTAAAACTGGTAAGACCATGCTCTTAAAGGATATTGCCAATGGTATTGCAGCCAATCATCCTGAAGTGTACCAAATTATTCTTTTGATAGATGAACGTCCTGAGGAAGTTACAGACATGCAGCGTAATGTTCGCGGTGAGGTCGTTGCTTCTACTTTTGACAAGGAAGCTACAGAACATGTAAGAGTTGCCAATATTGTTTTAGAAAAAGCAAAACGATTGGTAGAATGTGGACACGATGTGGTTATCTTATTAGATTCAATTACACGACTTGCCCGAGCGTACAATACCGTTCAACCTGCCTCTGGAAAAGTCCTTAGTGGGGGTGTGGATGCCAATGCGCTTCACAAACCAAAGCGTTTCTTTGGTGCAGCACGTAATATTGAAGGAGGAGGCTCCTTAACCATTATTGCTACAGCACTTACCGAAACTGGGTCTAAAATGGATGAAGTGATCTTTGAAGAATTCAAGGGAACTGGTAATATGGAATTGCAATTGGATAGAAAAATATCGAATAGAAGAATTTTCCCAGCCATCGACCTTACCTCATCGAGCACCAGAAGGGACGACCTATTATTGGATGAGAATACCATTCAGCGTATGTGGATCATGAGAAAGTATTTGGCCGATATGAATCCTGTAGAAGCCATGGAATTTATAGAACGACGTTTTAAACAAACCAAGAACAACGAAGAGTTTTTACTGACCATGAATCAGTAGCGGTTAGTTTTTGAACCATCAATACTAAAAAACTCCCATTTGACAAATGTCAAATGGGAGTTTTTTGTTGCCTTAAAGTTCGTCTACATCAATCGTGGAGCGCAAGCCTCAAAAGAAAGCCAACAACCTCTTATAGCAGCCAAGATCACTGAATATTGATGAAAAAATAGGGATGTACAATTAAATTAGTCCCTAATTATTTTTTAGTATTTTTATAGGAACGTTTTTTTATCAGTACTTTAACAAGGGTTTTCCCCCATCC
Encoded here:
- the rho gene encoding transcription termination factor Rho, whose protein sequence is MFEISDLKSKKLPELQEIAKGLNVAKFKTLKKLDLVYQILDVQASNPKIVQENTPATIPEDNTPKVKRSRVVKEKPAPVVKNDPAPIKSEGENVVVEEKKREIPSKPPTEENKQEKTKPVRNPRVQNTAGPIKREHQKSSAQQNTTHQNTSQPNKPQHKKSPQHQKSTVDKINSNFDKDLKNKYKEPEFEFDSIIESEGVLDIMQDGYGFLRSSDYNYLSSPDDIYVSQSQIRLFGLKTGDTVLGNVRPPKEGEKYFPLIKVNRINGIDPQIVRDRVSFEHLTPLFPQEKFNLAERQSTISTRIIDLFSPIGKGQRGMIVSQPKTGKTMLLKDIANGIAANHPEVYQIILLIDERPEEVTDMQRNVRGEVVASTFDKEATEHVRVANIVLEKAKRLVECGHDVVILLDSITRLARAYNTVQPASGKVLSGGVDANALHKPKRFFGAARNIEGGGSLTIIATALTETGSKMDEVIFEEFKGTGNMELQLDRKISNRRIFPAIDLTSSSTRRDDLLLDENTIQRMWIMRKYLADMNPVEAMEFIERRFKQTKNNEEFLLTMNQ